Part of the Dehalococcoidales bacterium genome is shown below.
CAGACCGGTGGCCATGGGCAATACGGGCATGTCGTTATTGAGATGGAGCCCATGGAGCGAGGCAGCGGTTTTGAGTTTGTCAATAGTATCCGGGCGGGGACGATTCCGAGGCAGTACATTTCTCCAGTTGAGACTGGTATAAAGGAAGCCATGGGGACCGGGGTCCTGGCGGGCTATCCCATGGTTGATGTCAGGATAACTCTCACGGATGGCAGCTATCACGAAGTAGATTCATCGGAGCTGGCCTTTCGGATAGCGGGCTCGATGGCATTGAAGAATGGTGTTAAAAAAGCCCGGCCGGTACTGCTGGAGCCGGTAATGAAGCTGGAGGTAGTCACACCCAAGGAATTCCTCGGTGATATTATCGGTGACGTAAGTGCCCGGCGAGGGCATATAGAGCTGATTGAAACACACGGCGAAACGTGTGTTATCCAGGCCATTGTCCCCCTGGTGGAGACTTTTGGCTACACAACCAGCCTTCGGTCGGAAACCCAGGGCAGGGCAACCCACTCCCTGGAGTTTCACAATTACCAGGAGTTGCCGGATGGGTTGGTTGATAAAACTACAGACAAAGCAGGAATAGCGCGATATGCCTAAACAGAAGATTCGTATCAAGCTCAAGGGTTTCGACCATAAGATAGTCGACCAGTCTGCACAGCAGATTGTGGAGACGGTGGAGCAGACCGGTGCGGTTGTTGTCGGACCGATACCGCTCCCGACTCACATCCAGAAATTCAGCGTCATCCGGTCTCCCTTCATCGACAAGGACTCGCAGGAGCAGTTCGAAATCAGGACGCACAAGCGCCTGATAGACATTGTCGAAACCACGTCAAAGACCATCGATGCCCTGACGAAGCTCAATCTGCCGTCAGGGGTTGAGCTTGACATCAAGTTATAGAACACATAGAGGCAAAGGACGAAATGATTCCGGGTATCATCGGTAAAAAGATAGGCGTGAGCCAGATATTCAGGGAAGGCGGCAAGATGGAGGCTGTAACCGCTGTCGAAGCCGGACCCTGTTGTGTGATTCAGGTCAAGACAGAGGCGAAAGAAGGATACGGCGCCGTCCAGCTCGGATTTGGGGAGGCCAAGCGGGTTAACTCGCCCCAGCGAGGGCATCTTAAGGAGCTGGGGAAGTTTCGATACCTGCGGGAATTCCGGATTGAAGACACCGGGGATATCCAGGTAGGGGACAAAGTGGATGCCGGCCTGTTCGAGGCTGGCGAGCTGATAGATGTCACCGGGATATCCAGGAGCAAAGGTTTTGCCGGTGTGGTGAAACGGCACCATTTCAAAGGTGGTCCGAAGACTCACGGACAGTCTGACCGGCACCGTGCCCCCGGCTCGGTGGGTGCAGGCACCACTCCGGGCCGTGTGTTCAAGGGAACACGTATGGCGGGACGTATGGGTGGCGACAGGGTGACGGTACGTAACCTGGAGGTGTACCGGTCTGACCCGGAGCGTAATATTCTGCTGGTCAAGGGCGCTTTGCCCGGACCTAAAAACGGATTACTACTGATAAAGAAAACAACCCTGGTTGAGAAATCGGACCTGGTTACGGAATCAGGTGAGGGGACGTAGAGATATGCAGGCCCCGGTGTACGGTTTAACCGGCGAAGTAGTCGACAACATAGAGATAAGTGACCGGGTCTTCGGTGTGCCGTTTAATGAAGGCGTGGTGCACCAGGCGGTGGTCAGGCAACGTGCCAATGCTCGCCAGGGGACAGCCAGTACGAAGACCCGGGGTGATGTGGCAGGCAGTTCGCGGAAGCTGTTCCGCCAGAAAGGCACGGGCAACGCCCGGGCAGGCAGCGTGAAATCGCCATTGCGACGGGGAGGGGGCATCACCTTCGGCCCCAAACCGAGGAGCTATCGTCAGGCAATGCCGAAGAAGATGCGACGTCTGGCCCTGAGGTGTGTACTCTCAGCCAAAGCCAGGGACGGAGAGTTAACGATTCTGGAAGCATTATCGCTCGATGAACCGAAAACCAGGGAGATGGTACGTATTCTGAAGACCCTTAAGGTGGACTCCACGGCGCTGATAGTTACATCCGAGCCGAAGACCAACGTAGTCAAGTCGGCCCGCAACCTCCCCGGGATTAAAACCCGGCCGGCCAGTGTACTCAACGTACTGGATATTATATCCAATAAGGCACTGGTAATGGAGGTGGGTGCTGTGAGGAAGGCGGAAGAGCTCTGGGGTGAGGAATCGGCTGAGGAGGGAGATTAATGCACCTTTATGATGTGCTGCGTCGCCCTCTGGTAACCGAGAAGAATGCCATACTCCAGATGGCAGGCAAGTATGCCTTCGAGGTAACCGGTGTAGCTACCAAGCCGCAGATAAGGCAGGCTGTGGAGCAGGCCTTCAAGGTAAAGGTTACCGCAGTAAACGTAATGACCGTACCGGGCAAGGAGCGAAGAATCGGGAGACGGCAGGCCCAGACCCCGTCCTGGAAAAAGGCGATAGTAACGCTCCAACCCGGAGACAAGATAGAGTTCTTCGAGAACGTATAGACAGGAAAAAGGGATTAGAGAGTGGCACTGAAGATATATCGCCCCACATCACCCGGCAGGCGGGCAATGACCGGCTCCAGCTTTGATGAGATAACCAAGACGAAGCCGGAGAAATCGCTGCTGCGGCCGCTGAAGAAGAATGCGGGGCGAAACAACCGGGGAAAGATAACGGTACGTCACCGGGGTGGTGGCGCCAAGCGTCGGCTGCGCATCATTGACTTCAAAAGGGACAAGATTGGCGTGCCTGGTAAAGTAGCTGCTATCGAGTATGACCCGAATCGTTCGGCACGTATCGCGCTTATCTATTATGCAGATGGCGACAAGCGCTACATACTCGCTCCCCAGGGACTTAGTGTCGGCGATAAAATACAGGCTGGCGAGGATGCCGAAATAAGGCCCGGTAATGCACTGCCATTGAAAGCACTTCCCACAGGAACGATGGTACATAACATAGAGATGCAGAAAGGTAAGGGGGGCCAGATGGTCCGGAGTGCCGGTGGCGCAGCGCAGTTGATGGCCAAGGAAGGCGGTTATGCCCACATCCGGTTGCCCTCCGGTGAGGTGCGGCTGATTCGGAGTGAGTGCATGGCTACCATCGGGCAGGTGGGCAACGTCGAGCACCAGGGCATTAACCTGGGTAAGGCGGGCCGCAAGCGATGGATGGGATGGCGGCCTACGGTTAGAGGCTCGGCAATGAACCCGAGCGACCATCCTCACGGAGGTGGGGAAGGCAGGAGCCCGATAGGCATGCCTGGACCGAAGACGCCCTGGGGCAAGCCGGCTCTGGGCTACAGGACCAGGAAAAACAAGTCTTCAGATAGACTGATAATCAGACGGCGGGGGAAGAAGTAAAGTGTCAAGGTCTACAAAAAAAGGTCCAGCCGTTGATCCCAAACTGTTGAAGAAGGTGGAGGCTGCCAATCGCTCGGATGAGAAGACAATAATCAGGACCTGGGCGCGTTGGTGTACCATCCTGCCGGAGATGTTGGGACTCACCATCGGTGTACACGACGGCAGAAGACATGTGCCTATCTTCATTACGGAGAACATGGTGGGACACAAGCTGGGGGAATTTGCCCCGACACGTACCTTCAGAGGGCACTCCGCCAAAGCGGAGACCACCGTACAGAGAAAGCGAAGATAGGCCGGGTAGGGAGATTCAGTGCAGATTAAGTCCGTAGCCAAAGATACCGGTGTGTCAGCACAGAAGATGCGCCGGCTGGTAAACCTGGTGCGTAACAAGCCGGTGGAAGAGGCGTTGACGATACTCAGGTTTGCTCCTTCGCCGAATGCCCGGATTGTGGCCAAGGTGGTGAAGTCTGCCGTGGCAGATGCGGAGAGTGTTTACCAGATACCGTCTTCCGACCTGCGGGTCGTCGGTATCGCTGCGGACGAAGCACGGACGCTGAAGAGGTATCGCGCCGGTGCCCGGAGACGGGTCAAGCCGATACTGAAACGGTCCAGTCATATAACGGTCATTGTAGCTAACCAGGAGGGCTAATGGGACATAAGGTTCATCCCACAGGCTTCAGACTAGGCGTCATCCGTGACTGGGAGGCGAAATGGTACGCTGACCGGCACTATATGGAATACCTTCAGGAAGACCTGGCGCTACGGAAGGTTGTTGCAACAATGTATCCGGAAGCCGGGGTCTCACGGGTGGAGATTGACCGGCAGGCGAATAACGTTTCAATGACGATTCACACTGCTCGCCCCGGTATTCTCATCGGGCGAGGTGGTCAGCGCGTTGACGAAATGAGGGGTCGTCTCGAATCCCTGATAGGTAAGAAGGTCCAGCTAAACATCCGGGAAGTGCCCCAACCTGAGCTTGATGCCCAGCTGGTGGCCAAGAATGTATGCGATCAGATTGAACGTCGTATTGCTTACCGGCGGACTCTGAAACAGACACTGCTCCGTTCAATGCAGGCCGGCGCAAAAGGGATGAGGATAAGTATTGCCGGTAGACTGGACGGTGCGGAGATAGCCCGGCGAGTGACGATGCATGAGGGACAGGTACCCCTGCATACGTTGAGGGCTGATATCGACTATGGTTTCTCCGAGGCACGCACTAACATGGGATGCGTCGGGGTGAAGGTATGGCTGTACAAGGGTGATATCCTGCCTGCGCCACGGGAAGTAAAGCTTGAGGAAGTTATCACCGAACCGGTGGTCGTTCCCGGTGCGGCAGCGGAACCTGAGGCACCTCCGGCAGGACCGGTCAGCGAGGTGCCGGTTGCCGAGCCGGCTGCTGAGATGGAGGCACCTGCTGAGGCAGTGGCAGAGGCAGTCGTTGAAGAGGCACCTGCTGAGGCAGTGGCAGAAGCTAAGGCCCAACCGACAAAGAGAAAACGGGCCACGGCAGCAGCAGTCGTTGAAGAGAAGCCGCCCGAACCAGTGGCAGAGGCCGTCGTCGGAGAGGCACCTGCTGAGGTCGTGGCAGAGGCCGTCGTTGAGGAGGCACCTGCTGAGGTCGTGATAGAGGCCGTCGTTGAAGAGACACCTGCTGAGGCAGTGGCAGAGGCTAAGGCCCAACCGACAAAGAGAAAACGGGCCACGGCAGCAGCTTCCGTAGAAACCGGAGCGAAGGCAAGTGCCAGGGCTGCGCCTAAGGCCAGGGCTAAGGCTAAGGATACCAGCACAACGGAAAAATCAGGCCCGGAGTCCGAGGACGCTGCTTCAGCAGACGCTGAAGCAGACGCGAAACCGCGTCCAAAGAGGCACACCAAGGCTGCGTCTGATACAAAGGCTGAGGTCAAGAAGCCGAAGAAGACCTCAAAGGAGCCGGTAGCCGAGGCGGAAACAACTCCGGAAGCTTCTGAAAACCAGGGAGAAGGCGATGCTTCAACCTAAGCGAGTAAAATACCGTAAGACGCATAAGGGGCGGCGACGCGGCAAGGCACAAACCGGGAACAGGGTTGCCTTCGGTGACTACGGACTGGTGGCCGAGCAGGTAGCCTGGGTTACTGCCCGCCAGATAGAGGCGGCAA
Proteins encoded:
- the rpsJ gene encoding 30S ribosomal protein S10, whose protein sequence is MPKQKIRIKLKGFDHKIVDQSAQQIVETVEQTGAVVVGPIPLPTHIQKFSVIRSPFIDKDSQEQFEIRTHKRLIDIVETTSKTIDALTKLNLPSGVELDIKL
- the rplC gene encoding 50S ribosomal protein L3 → MIPGIIGKKIGVSQIFREGGKMEAVTAVEAGPCCVIQVKTEAKEGYGAVQLGFGEAKRVNSPQRGHLKELGKFRYLREFRIEDTGDIQVGDKVDAGLFEAGELIDVTGISRSKGFAGVVKRHHFKGGPKTHGQSDRHRAPGSVGAGTTPGRVFKGTRMAGRMGGDRVTVRNLEVYRSDPERNILLVKGALPGPKNGLLLIKKTTLVEKSDLVTESGEGT
- the rplD gene encoding 50S ribosomal protein L4; translation: MYGLTGEVVDNIEISDRVFGVPFNEGVVHQAVVRQRANARQGTASTKTRGDVAGSSRKLFRQKGTGNARAGSVKSPLRRGGGITFGPKPRSYRQAMPKKMRRLALRCVLSAKARDGELTILEALSLDEPKTREMVRILKTLKVDSTALIVTSEPKTNVVKSARNLPGIKTRPASVLNVLDIISNKALVMEVGAVRKAEELWGEESAEEGD
- the rplW gene encoding 50S ribosomal protein L23; this translates as MHLYDVLRRPLVTEKNAILQMAGKYAFEVTGVATKPQIRQAVEQAFKVKVTAVNVMTVPGKERRIGRRQAQTPSWKKAIVTLQPGDKIEFFENV
- the rplB gene encoding 50S ribosomal protein L2; its protein translation is MALKIYRPTSPGRRAMTGSSFDEITKTKPEKSLLRPLKKNAGRNNRGKITVRHRGGGAKRRLRIIDFKRDKIGVPGKVAAIEYDPNRSARIALIYYADGDKRYILAPQGLSVGDKIQAGEDAEIRPGNALPLKALPTGTMVHNIEMQKGKGGQMVRSAGGAAQLMAKEGGYAHIRLPSGEVRLIRSECMATIGQVGNVEHQGINLGKAGRKRWMGWRPTVRGSAMNPSDHPHGGGEGRSPIGMPGPKTPWGKPALGYRTRKNKSSDRLIIRRRGKK
- the rpsS gene encoding 30S ribosomal protein S19, which encodes MSRSTKKGPAVDPKLLKKVEAANRSDEKTIIRTWARWCTILPEMLGLTIGVHDGRRHVPIFITENMVGHKLGEFAPTRTFRGHSAKAETTVQRKRR
- the rplV gene encoding 50S ribosomal protein L22; translation: MQIKSVAKDTGVSAQKMRRLVNLVRNKPVEEALTILRFAPSPNARIVAKVVKSAVADAESVYQIPSSDLRVVGIAADEARTLKRYRAGARRRVKPILKRSSHITVIVANQEG